In the genome of Anabaena cylindrica PCC 7122, the window TTGATTTCCAAAGTGAAGAATACAAAGACGCATATAGCCGTATTAATGCAATTGTGATTGAAGGGGAACAAGAAGCCCATGATAATTACATTCAACTGGCGGAACTGCTGCCAGAAAGTAAAGACAACCTGATTCGCTTATCGAAGATGGAAAGCCGTCACAAGAAAGGATTTGAAGCTTGTGGACGCAATTTGCAGGTCACACCAGACATGAAGTTTGCAAAAGAGTTTTTCTCAGGACTGCACAAAAATTTTCAAACTGCGGCCGCAGAAGGTAAAGTTGTTACTTGCTTGCTGATTCAAGCTTTAATTATCGAATGTTTTGCGATCGCAGCATACAACATCTACATTCCCG includes:
- a CDS encoding aldehyde oxygenase (deformylating); this translates as MQQLVEQIEKIDFQSEEYKDAYSRINAIVIEGEQEAHDNYIQLAELLPESKDNLIRLSKMESRHKKGFEACGRNLQVTPDMKFAKEFFSGLHKNFQTAAAEGKVVTCLLIQALIIECFAIAAYNIYIPVADDFARKITEGVVKEEYSHLNFGEVWLQENFAESKAELETANRQNLPLVWKMLNQVADDAHVLAMEKEALVEDFMIQYGEALSNIGFTTRDIMRLSAYGLIPV